One genomic window of Elaeis guineensis isolate ETL-2024a chromosome 2, EG11, whole genome shotgun sequence includes the following:
- the LOC105047131 gene encoding probable histone chaperone ASF1A translates to MSAVNITNVTVLDNPAAFLNPFQFEISYECLVPLEDDLEWKLIYVGSAEDETYDQLLESVLVGPVNVGNYRFVFQADPPDPTKIREEDIIGVTVLLLTCSYLGQEFIRVGYYVNNDYDDEQLREEPPPRVLIDRVQRNILADKPRVTKFPINFHPEPSESGGQQQPPPSASPENHVSDEAQTDQLPK, encoded by the exons ATGAGCGCTGTGAACATCACCAACGTAACCGTGCTGGACAACCCGGCGGCGTTCCTTAACCCTTTCCAGTTCGAGATCTCCTACGAGTGCTTGGTCCCACTCGAAGATG ATTTGGAATGGAAACTCATATACGTAGGGTCTGCAGAGGATGAGACCTATGATCAGCTCCTTGAGAGTGTGCTTGTTGGTCCTGTCAATGTCGGGAACTACCGCTTTGTATTCCAG GCAGACCCACCAGACCCTACAAAGATACGTGAAGAAGACATTATAGGTGTGACGGTGCTGCTTTTGACTTGCTCTTATTTAGGTCAGGAGTTCATCAGAGTAGGCTACTACGTGAACAATGACTATGATGATGAACAGCTAAGAGAAGAACCACCACCAAGGGTTTTAATTGACAGAGTTCAGAGAAATATCTTGGCTGACAAGCCTCGTGTCACCAAGTTCCCCATCAATTTCCATCCTGAACCCAGTGAAAGTGGAGGACAGCAACAGCCACCACCATCTGCTTCGCCTGAAAACCATGTCAGTGATGAGGCACAGACTGACCAGCTTccgaaatga